From the genome of Balneolaceae bacterium:
GAAGACGTGCGAGAATATTTCGTTCTGTTTCAAACCGGTGAACCTCAGTTTCCGATCTCATTCCAAATTTAATGAGTTTGAGCGCAACGGTTTGTTCAAATCCACCTGTCACACGATGCGCCAGATAGACATTTCCCATTCCGCCGGATCCGATCTTCTTCTCAATTTGAAACGGGCCGATTTGCGACCTTTTGCGTTCTGCAAGCTCAGAAAGATCAATCTTGTCAATGGCAAATCCATCGATGAGAGAGGTTTGTTCCGGAATCCGCTGCAAGGAGTGACATTAACTCTTCAAACAAAAGAGGATCCTCGGTTTTTACGGACTCAAGGCGGTCAGATCGTGTATCCTGGTCTAAATCAACAATCTCCTTGAAGAGTGCCTGGACGCGGTTCCATTGTTCTGGGTTCATGGAATAAGGTTATGGGTTTTTTTTAAAAATCAAAATATCGGCTTCCCCTCTTGAGAGGGGATTGAGGGGTGTGTTAAAACCGGAATCAATTGTGAAAGTATGTATAATCGAGCAGTGTTGGACACACCCCGAGTTCATTCGCTAAACGCTCATTCCACTTCGCCGCTACCCGAAAAACTGGTACTGGCAGAGGGGAGTTATTCGTTCTGATTTCTATACGCGCAACAAAAGCTTGAACTGGTGATAACTATCGAGCAAGTAGTATCATACATCCGAAAATCCAAAAATCGGAAATCACTAAATCAATCCTCCCACTTGTTTAAGTCCCAATATTGATTTAATGATTTTTGATTTAGCGATGTAAAGATTTTAGATCTTTTGGGTTACTGCGATTACTTGCTGTTTCAAGACTTTTGTAAAAGATAGATACCAGTTCATCGCATTCTGTTATCACTGTATATTATGTATCAAATTTGCCAGCAAGCTTACAGTTTTTTTTAAAATAGATCGCACATCCGAAATCCAAAATCGGAAATCACTAAATCAATCCGCTGCCTTTCTTTAAGTTCCCAACATTTGATTTAATGATTTTTGATTTAGCGATGTAAAGATTTTTGATCTTTTGGCTTTTACGATTACTCGCGGTTTCAACACTTTTGTAAAAGATAGATACCAGTTCATCGCATTCTGCGATCACTTTATGTATGGATGAGTCAGAATGATATGAGTTAGATCGTTTAATTATTTTTAAGCAATTCAGTGACTCTCTGAGTTCTTTGAGAACCACACTCATCTTGTGGACAAAATCTTTCGTAGATTCAGCTCCCTGAGTTTCCCCGTAGTTTAAGGCTGGTGAAGTACAGGATCTGACCAACTGTCCCGCAAGATGATTTGCGAATTTATTATTCGGCATTTTGTTAATGATTTCAGCTGTTATAACTGCAAAATTTATGAGTCGTTCTTCAAGTATTTTCCGGTTCATAATCTCCTGTATTTTTTGTTTGTGTGTATATACGTATGAACCAAAAACGACGACATGCTTACAGTTTTTTTAAAAAAATCGCACATCCAAAATCGAAAATCTCAAAATCCCTAAATCAATCCGCTGCCTTTCTTTAAGTCTTCAACATTTGATTTAATGATTTTTGATTTAGCGATGTAAAGATTTTAGATCTTTTGGGCTTATCCGATTCCCGCTTCAGCCAGGCCTCACACACTTTTGTACAAAGCATAGGATGCCAGTTCATCGCATATCTGCGATCACTTTATGTTATGGAAGTCGCCAAAAACGGTACTGTACGTTTAGCTTGTTGCTCATTCATGGTTTCCAGCATCTTCAGCAGTCTATCTAAGTCCAATATTCAGAAGCTACGCTCACAAGTGAGCCATACCATCTTCAAACGTGACAGCTGTTCATTTCCACCTAGCTTTTTAGCATTTTGATTTACGCGATCTCACGAAAATTCGTCTCATCGCAAGTGCAGCAACGGCAATTAAATGAGTACGATTTTATTAATAATTGCGCTTTATTCCTGGTCAATCATTTCTAAGTATGCTTCGTGTACAAGAGCAGTGGTTTGCAGTATCGTATGTCCGGCTTTTTCACTTCGCATATTGCGTATGCGCTTCATCAACGCACAGTGGTTAGTAAACCAATGGATAAATCGCACATCCAAAATCGAAAATCTCAAAATCGCTAAATCAATCCGCTGCCTTTCTTTAAGTCCTCAACATTTGATTTAACGATTTTCGATTTAGCGATGTAAAGATTTTGGATCAGCTTTGAGGAGTATTAAAACCGGGCTAATCAGTAGATTGCGAATAGAGGTAGATGGTTCGGTGAATGGTTTGATTATACTGCACGTGAACCCGTAAATTTTTCTCGGGAAATTCTACGCGGCCAATTGTTTCAGCCTTATATGGCAAAAGTTGTTCGTGAAGTTTGTAGTGAAACGTGGTTTTTGAAAAGGAGGGAGGCACTTCAACGGTAAATCGTTTACGGGTAAATGTGCTGTCTATGCGGATGCTTTGGGTTCTGACCTGGCCGCCGGAGATATCAAATTCATGAAACGATTCGGTAATCAGGGAGTCAAGTTTTTGGGGAGATTCCAGTTGGTAAACCGGCGTGGATTCCGAGATATATAAAAGGTAGATAGATAACGCACACGAGATCACTAACAGGAGAACAATCATTCCTCTTTTTCTTATTGACGACATATCACTCAACAAACCCAATTGTTCGTATTCCTTCTGATTTCTGCGTTTGTACAATCCCGCAGGGGCTTGTACTTTTAAAAATCCTCCTTCGAAGGGGGAAAGAATCAACAAAGTTGATTCAGGGGGATGACCTTCTGTCACATTCTGTAATCCCGAAACTTCGGGTGGGGTGTTATCATCCCCCTGCGCCCCCTTCAAAAGGGAGATTTTTCGACCACAAGTTAACAATAGATTTACTCTGATGGGATATCGCTTTGAGAAGATTACCGAAAAAAAGGAGATTGACCTCTTTCACTCCTTTCCATTTAAAATTTACAAGAATGAGCCAAACTGGATTCCTCCATTCCGCTTTGAGATCGAGAATATTTTTGATCCCGAAAAAAATTCATTTTTTGAGCAAGGAGAGTGCGAGCGCTTTTTAATGTATGATGAAGATCAGCTTGTGGCCCGTTTTGCTGTGATGAATCATGAGGAGCGTGACGCCGCTTTTGAGCCGAAAATGGGCGGGCTTGGATTTGTGGAGCTGATAAACGATCAGTCTGTTGCCGATGGAAT
Proteins encoded in this window:
- a CDS encoding protein kinase → MQRIPEQTSLIDGFAIDKIDLSELAERKRSQIGPFQIEKKIGSGGMGNVYLAHRVTGGFEQTVALKLIKFGMRSETEVHRFETERNILARLQHPNIFKVGGRRTNGRQSPLVCDGICGG
- a CDS encoding four helix bundle protein; the protein is MNRKILEERLINFAVITAEIINKMPNNKFANHLAGQLVRSCTSPALNYGETQGAESTKDFVHKMSVVLKELRESLNCLKIIKRSNSYHSDSSIHKVIAECDELVSIFYKSVETASNRKSQKIKNLYIAKSKIIKSNVGNLKKGSGLI